In Micromonospora cremea, the genomic window TTTCGGCCAGCTCGGCGACCGGGTCCATCTCGGCCATGGCGTCCCACTCGTCACGCGGGATGCTGTGCCAGGTGGGCTCGGCCTTCGCCTCGTCCTCGGCCGGTACGACGGGCTGGAAGACGAAGGTCCGGTACGACCAGAACCGGAACAGCGTGGCCAGCAGCACGCCACCGGTCTTGGCCACGTTCAGCGCCAGCAGGCCGTGCACGCCGAGGCCGTACTTGGCTGCGGCCAGCACGCCCAGCTCAATGAGCAGGCCGGTCGCGTTGAAGAGGAAGAACAGGACGTACTCCCGCCGGAGCGCCGATTTCGGGCGATCCCGGTACGTCCAGTGACGGTTCATAAGATACGACGTGATCGTGGCGACGATGGTCGCGATCACGGTGGCCTTCAACTGACCATCGGCAAAGACGGTGAGTGCAAGGACATTGAACACCGCGTAATTGATGACGGTGTTGATGCCGCCGACAATGCCGAATTTGAGCGCCTCGCGGATGAACTTCTGCCAGCGCTCAGGCAGCAGACGGACAAGACGCATGCGAAACACCTTAGGGCAGTCGGTGAAGCCGGCGATCACCGGCCGGACGAGGTGGG contains:
- a CDS encoding GtrA family protein; the encoded protein is MRLVRLLPERWQKFIREALKFGIVGGINTVINYAVFNVLALTVFADGQLKATVIATIVATITSYLMNRHWTYRDRPKSALRREYVLFFLFNATGLLIELGVLAAAKYGLGVHGLLALNVAKTGGVLLATLFRFWSYRTFVFQPVVPAEDEAKAEPTWHSIPRDEWDAMAEMDPVAELAETVSELEESQSGDRPATAPGPIGAPTQGRPTPLSAGFSADLDAELAAELHAGTRRAPRR